In one Silene latifolia isolate original U9 population chromosome 10, ASM4854445v1, whole genome shotgun sequence genomic region, the following are encoded:
- the LOC141605641 gene encoding uncharacterized protein LOC141605641: protein MWAASCLASCCAACACDACRTVVSGISRRSARIAYCGLFALSLIVAWILREVAAPLLEKIPWINYFQHTPDKEWFQTDAVLRVSLGNFLFFTILAVMMIGVKNQKDPRDSVHHGGWMMKVICWCLLVLLMFFVPNGIISLYEATSKFGAGFFLFVQVVLLLDFVHGWNDKWVGYDEQFWYAALCIVSLVCYVATFGFSALLFHFFTPSGQDCGLNTFFIVTTLFFAFAFAIVALHPAVNGSILPASVISFYCMYLCYSGLASEPRDYNCNGLHKHSQAVSTSSLTFGLMTTVLSVVYSAVRAGSSTTLLSPPSSPRAGGGRPLLPLDKADEEEEKERSKPVTYSYSFFHLIFSLASMYSAMLLTGWSTSVGESGKLVDVGWPSVWVRIVTGWATAALYIWSLVAPILFPDREF from the exons atgtgggCAGCATCATGTCTGGCGTCATGCTGCGCGGCTTGCGCTTGCGACGCTTGTAGGACTGTCGTCTCCGGAATTAGCCGTCGTTCTGCTCGCATCGCTTATTGCGGTCTTTTCGCCCTTTCCTTGATTGTTGCTTGGATTCTTCGCGAAGTTGCTGCTCCTTTGCTCGAGAAGATTCCTT GGATCAATTATTTTCAGCATACACCTGATAAGGAATGGTTTCAAACCGATGCTGTGCTGCGAGTAAGCCTGGGAAATTTTCTGTTTTTCACCATTCTAGCTGTTATGATGATTGGAGTGAAGAATCAGAAGGATCCTCGTGATAGTGTGCATCACGGTGGTTGGATGATGAAAGTTATTTGTTGGTGCCTCCTTGTACTCTTGATGTTCTTTGTTCCAAATGGAATCATTAGCCTCTATG AGGCTACCTCTAAGTTTGGGGCTGGatttttcctttttgttcaaGTTGTGCTTTTGCTGGATTTTGTGCATGGATGGAATGACAAATGGGTTGGATATGATGAGCAGTTCTG GTATGCGGCTCTTTGTATCGTTTCACTTGTTTGTTACGTGGCGACATTTGGCTTTTCCGCTCTTCTCTTCCATTTCTTTACACCATCTGGACAAGACTGTGGACTCAACACCTTTTTCATCGTAACAACGCTCTTTTTTGCATTTGCTTTTGCAATAGTGGCTCTACACCCTGCT GTCAATGGTAGCATTTTGCCGGCGTCAGTTATATCATTTTACTGCATGTACCTGTGCTATAGTGGACTGGCTAGTGAACCCCGGGATTATAATTGCAATGGTCTTCACAAGCACTCCCAAGCTGTTTCAACAAGCTCACTTACATTTGGGCTGATGACTACTGTACTGTCCGTTGTCTACTCTGCTGTTCGTGCTGGTTCTTCTACAACCCTTCTCTCTCCTCCAAGCTCACCTCGTGCAG GTGGCGGACGGCCGTTACTTCCTTTGGACAAAGccgatgaagaagaagaaaaggagaGGAGTAAGCCGGTCACATACTCTTACTCGTTCTTTCATCTCATCTTCTCTCTCGCAAGTATGTACTCAGCAATGCTTTTGACGGGATGGTCGACCTCAGTTGGGGAGAGTGGTAAGCTGGTTGATGTCGGCTGGCCATCTGTTTGGGTCCGGATAGTCACTGGATGGGCAACTGCGGCTCTGTACATATGGTCCTTGGTTGCTCCTATTCTCTTTCCTGATCGAGAGTTCTAA